From a single Oxalobacter vibrioformis genomic region:
- a CDS encoding secondary thiamine-phosphate synthase enzyme YjbQ, with product MKSHRKELWFETTTRRAYLNITSQVEAELRASGIREGLVLVNAMHITASVFINDDESGLHGDFERWLEKLAPEKPYAQYAHNGYEDNADAHLKRQVMGREVVVAITEGRLDLGSWEQIFYGEFDGKRRKRVLVKIIGE from the coding sequence ATGAAAAGCCATCGCAAGGAATTGTGGTTTGAAACAACGACCCGTCGCGCCTACCTCAATATCACCTCGCAGGTGGAGGCAGAGCTCAGGGCTTCCGGCATAAGGGAAGGGCTGGTCCTGGTCAATGCCATGCATATCACGGCGTCTGTCTTCATCAATGACGATGAATCCGGGCTGCACGGGGATTTTGAGCGGTGGCTGGAAAAACTTGCCCCGGAAAAGCCTTATGCGCAGTATGCCCATAATGGCTATGAAGACAATGCGGACGCCCATCTGAAAAGGCAGGTGATGGGCAGGGAAGTGGTGGTGGCGATTACGGAAGGCCGCCTCGATCTCGGCTCCTGGGAGCAGATTTTTTATGGCGAGTTTGATGGCAAGCGGCGAAAAAGGGTGCTCGTGAAAATTATCGGTGAATAG
- a CDS encoding Fur family transcriptional regulator, which yields MSRRKVSENHIRRRLADAQALCDENGASFTSLRREVFELLLRRGAPAKAYDLQADMIATGHRAAPTTVYRALEFLTEQGLVHRINALNAFVACSGDFRHHHHHAPLMLACSGCEKSIEISSPDVGETIRRALEPTGFHFQGNAMEIRGVCESCQEAAK from the coding sequence ATGAGTCGACGCAAGGTGTCAGAAAACCATATCCGCAGACGGCTGGCAGATGCCCAGGCCCTGTGCGATGAAAATGGCGCCAGCTTTACCAGCCTGAGGCGGGAGGTGTTTGAGTTGCTCCTGCGCAGGGGAGCTCCGGCCAAGGCATATGATCTACAGGCAGACATGATCGCGACCGGCCATCGGGCAGCGCCTACGACCGTTTATCGTGCGCTGGAGTTTCTGACAGAGCAGGGGCTGGTTCACCGTATCAATGCCTTGAATGCCTTTGTTGCCTGTTCGGGAGATTTCAGGCATCACCATCACCATGCACCGCTGATGCTGGCCTGTTCGGGGTGTGAAAAATCCATTGAGATTTCCAGCCCGGATGTGGGGGAGACCATCCGTCGGGCACTGGAGCCAACCGGGTTTCACTTTCAGGGGAATGCCATGGAAATCAGGGGGGTATGCGAAAGCTGCCAGGAGGCGGCAAAGTGA
- a CDS encoding ArsR/SmtB family transcription factor: MMRTEYFNAFPEEWKPAARVFSALGDTTRQQILLLFEPGEELSIKDISSMFSLGRSTVVHHLSVLEEAGILSVRRQGREALYSIVYALLLDSLERLRLFIESDMNILSGNTTTE, encoded by the coding sequence ATGATGAGAACGGAATACTTCAATGCCTTCCCGGAAGAATGGAAACCGGCTGCGCGGGTTTTTTCCGCGCTGGGTGATACCACGCGCCAGCAGATCCTGCTGCTGTTTGAGCCGGGCGAAGAGCTTTCCATCAAGGACATTTCCTCCATGTTTTCACTGGGGCGGTCCACGGTGGTTCATCATCTCTCTGTGCTGGAGGAGGCGGGCATCCTGTCGGTTCGCCGGCAGGGGCGTGAAGCACTGTATTCCATCGTCTATGCGCTGCTGCTGGATTCTCTGGAAAGGCTTCGCCTTTTTATCGAGAGCGACATGAATATCCTTTCAGGCAATACAACCACCGAGTGA
- a CDS encoding MFS transporter — protein MTRSAYAEIPTDSRKTLFSMGSCYAMGTFNDNFFKQAALLLAATAGIGYVQGVATILFALPFVICSAWAGWLADRRPKNTLVILSKCVELGAMLLGVLALVYTSWFGMVLVIFLMGLQSTFFSPALNGAIPENFSAEEVPRVNALMKLATTVTILLGIALGGIFLDVPAIFPEKWIPEGDFGAGRVAVGVVGVLMAVAGILAAFGIRKSRPTAVSDEPFPLLGPADSVRHAVEYKREDPSLFLALAGEAFFYALSSFVLLCINNLGVRQLGLGVMATSMLAVSLSIGICIGAIVAGRHQATIWRRYLFPAGTGMVAGILFSSLVVFLPAYPFLLTGFLLVVYLLTGICAGMYLIPLVSTIQIRPADTEKGKVLGVSNFASFSGIILSGFFFALFDWVHELTGGAKPSTQLVWCGLAGLVFMFWAYRRLRVLFPFERYSPLGTFLRLVLALRYRITTTGLDTLDIRGPVLFLPNHPGLIDPFIVYSQLAGYSPRPLVDERQMAGLHGKMVARLLDAVLIPDMMKDGAKAVSETQRGIHVILDSLKAGDHVLMYPSGRVYHSSRENIGGNSGAWSLIQQAPDIQVVLVRTSGVWGSSFSYGATGKAPNFIRSLLQGILTVLGNVFLFAPRRRVHVDFIEAKGLAGVTDRRELNRYLEDFYNETERPAVQVPRWFWQGSKPVELPEYVVHKNVADTRDVNPDIRETVYRILRETAGLPENHPVYDSMSLSNDLGLDSLMLMEVSIGIEDAFQHSVPSLEMLNTVADCLLAASGQLGADELLPPAPDAWFLPPSAVPLELPTDLSCIVSAFFRQLKHNPKDPLLAERSGLKSRQQVFLGALIIAERFKALPGERLGIMVPSVPAAVVVWLAALLAGKTPVFFNWTVGEVNLKHCIDLTAVSHIVSVSPLMDRLERQGMPMESLSVEWVALDKMAASFSLVDKVRGVIKSRMMKDVRHFPVPQTAAVLFTSGSESFPKAVPLTHENLLTNAVDIIRVLNLASDDTVLAMLPPFHSFGLMVGLVIPMATGIKAVFHANPTEPALLNGLIRDFRVSLLAMPPTFMHALLEQAKDSDRLASVKYAFVGAEKCPEHVYQAFAEQCPSASLCEGYGITECAPAVSVNRPGDVHPGTIGPLLPSVTGVIVREDEGVIGGRAATGETGMLLVRGPSIFHGYIGDAPSPFVEFEGESWYRTGDLVSMDAAGRLTFQGRLKRFVKVGGEMISLPQIENVLLQAYGHHPDAPEEGVALAVEATREEEGTQIVLFTPLDLTLVEVNATLRSAGLSLLYAVKRIEKTDAIPLLGSGKTDYRALKARLSV, from the coding sequence ATGACACGTTCTGCTTATGCTGAAATCCCAACAGACAGCAGGAAAACGCTTTTCAGTATGGGGTCCTGCTATGCCATGGGTACCTTCAATGATAATTTTTTCAAGCAGGCTGCTTTGCTGCTGGCTGCCACTGCCGGTATCGGTTATGTCCAGGGGGTGGCCACCATTCTTTTTGCGCTGCCCTTTGTCATCTGCTCTGCATGGGCCGGCTGGCTGGCCGACAGGAGACCGAAAAACACGCTGGTGATTCTCTCCAAGTGCGTTGAGCTGGGGGCAATGCTCTTGGGGGTACTGGCGCTTGTTTATACCAGCTGGTTTGGCATGGTGCTGGTGATCTTTCTCATGGGATTGCAGTCCACGTTTTTCAGTCCCGCACTAAACGGGGCGATCCCGGAAAATTTTTCCGCAGAAGAGGTGCCGCGTGTCAATGCGCTGATGAAGCTGGCAACCACTGTCACGATTCTTTTGGGCATTGCTCTGGGGGGTATTTTTCTGGATGTGCCTGCTATTTTTCCGGAAAAATGGATTCCCGAAGGAGATTTCGGGGCAGGACGCGTTGCCGTCGGTGTTGTTGGTGTGTTGATGGCCGTGGCGGGTATCCTCGCGGCTTTCGGGATCAGGAAAAGCCGTCCGACAGCGGTGTCAGATGAGCCTTTTCCCCTGCTGGGGCCGGCTGATTCGGTGCGCCATGCGGTGGAATACAAGCGGGAAGATCCGTCTCTCTTTTTGGCACTGGCAGGAGAAGCGTTTTTCTATGCCCTTTCCTCTTTTGTTCTGTTGTGTATCAACAACCTGGGCGTCAGGCAACTGGGGCTGGGGGTAATGGCGACCAGTATGCTGGCGGTATCACTGTCTATCGGCATTTGTATCGGCGCTATTGTGGCGGGAAGGCATCAAGCCACTATCTGGCGACGCTATCTCTTTCCTGCCGGTACGGGGATGGTGGCAGGTATCCTGTTTTCTTCGCTGGTGGTGTTTTTGCCGGCTTATCCCTTTCTCCTGACAGGTTTTCTGCTGGTGGTGTATCTTCTGACGGGCATCTGTGCCGGCATGTACCTGATCCCGCTGGTCAGCACTATCCAGATTCGTCCGGCAGACACGGAAAAAGGCAAAGTGCTGGGTGTTTCAAATTTTGCCTCTTTTTCCGGCATTATCCTTTCAGGTTTCTTTTTCGCACTCTTCGACTGGGTTCATGAACTGACCGGCGGTGCAAAACCCTCGACACAGCTTGTGTGGTGTGGCCTGGCGGGGTTGGTGTTCATGTTCTGGGCTTATCGCCGTCTGCGGGTACTCTTTCCTTTTGAGCGTTACAGCCCGCTGGGTACTTTTTTGCGTCTTGTGCTGGCCCTGCGTTACCGGATCACCACTACCGGGCTGGACACGCTTGATATCAGGGGGCCGGTGCTTTTTTTGCCCAATCACCCCGGACTGATTGACCCCTTTATTGTCTATTCACAGCTGGCCGGTTATTCACCGCGCCCGCTGGTCGATGAGCGCCAGATGGCCGGGCTGCACGGAAAAATGGTGGCAAGGCTTCTGGATGCGGTGCTGATTCCGGACATGATGAAAGATGGGGCAAAGGCGGTAAGCGAAACACAGCGGGGTATCCATGTGATCCTCGATAGCCTGAAGGCGGGTGACCATGTGCTGATGTATCCGTCCGGCCGGGTTTATCATTCATCCAGGGAAAATATTGGCGGTAATTCCGGGGCGTGGTCCCTGATCCAGCAGGCACCGGATATCCAGGTGGTGCTGGTGCGTACCAGTGGGGTATGGGGCAGTTCCTTCAGCTATGGGGCTACGGGCAAGGCACCCAATTTCATTCGCTCGCTCTTGCAGGGCATATTGACGGTATTGGGGAATGTTTTCCTCTTTGCACCAAGACGGCGCGTGCATGTTGATTTTATCGAGGCGAAAGGGCTTGCCGGCGTAACGGATCGCCGTGAACTCAACCGTTATCTGGAGGATTTTTATAACGAGACAGAGCGTCCTGCGGTACAGGTTCCCCGCTGGTTCTGGCAGGGAAGTAAACCGGTGGAACTGCCGGAATACGTGGTGCATAAAAACGTGGCGGATACACGGGATGTCAACCCGGATATTCGCGAAACGGTGTACCGGATTCTGCGCGAAACAGCAGGGCTGCCAGAGAATCATCCGGTTTATGACAGCATGAGCCTTTCCAATGATCTGGGGCTTGATAGCCTGATGCTGATGGAAGTGTCGATAGGGATTGAAGATGCTTTCCAGCATAGTGTTCCCAGCCTGGAGATGTTAAATACTGTGGCAGACTGTCTGCTGGCCGCCAGTGGACAGCTTGGCGCAGATGAACTGTTGCCTCCTGCGCCGGATGCCTGGTTTCTTCCGCCATCCGCTGTTCCACTGGAATTGCCGACGGATCTTTCCTGTATCGTTTCGGCTTTTTTCCGCCAACTGAAACACAATCCGAAGGATCCGCTTCTGGCGGAAAGGAGCGGTCTTAAAAGCCGCCAGCAGGTATTTCTCGGGGCACTGATTATTGCTGAACGTTTCAAGGCATTGCCCGGTGAGCGGCTGGGTATCATGGTGCCTTCGGTACCGGCGGCTGTCGTTGTCTGGTTAGCCGCGCTTCTGGCTGGCAAGACGCCGGTTTTTTTCAACTGGACCGTGGGCGAGGTCAATCTGAAGCACTGCATTGATCTGACAGCAGTCAGCCATATTGTCAGTGTATCGCCCCTGATGGACAGGCTTGAGCGGCAGGGCATGCCGATGGAGTCGCTTTCGGTCGAGTGGGTGGCGCTCGATAAAATGGCAGCGTCTTTTTCACTGGTTGACAAAGTCCGTGGCGTGATCAAATCCCGGATGATGAAGGATGTGAGACATTTTCCGGTGCCCCAGACAGCGGCAGTGCTTTTTACTTCCGGATCGGAATCCTTTCCCAAGGCGGTGCCGCTTACCCATGAAAATCTGCTGACAAATGCGGTGGATATCATCCGCGTGCTCAATCTGGCATCAGATGACACGGTGCTTGCGATGCTGCCGCCATTTCATTCCTTTGGACTGATGGTCGGGCTGGTGATACCGATGGCAACGGGTATCAAGGCGGTCTTTCATGCCAATCCGACAGAACCGGCGCTCTTGAATGGCCTGATCCGTGATTTTCGTGTCAGCCTTTTGGCGATGCCGCCCACTTTCATGCATGCGCTCTTGGAGCAGGCAAAAGATTCGGACAGGCTGGCAAGTGTGAAATACGCTTTTGTCGGGGCGGAAAAATGTCCTGAGCATGTCTATCAGGCATTTGCCGAGCAGTGCCCGTCTGCCTCGCTTTGCGAGGGCTATGGCATTACCGAATGTGCACCGGCCGTTTCTGTCAACCGTCCCGGTGATGTGCATCCCGGCACTATCGGGCCGCTGCTGCCGTCGGTAACGGGTGTGATTGTCAGAGAAGATGAGGGCGTGATTGGTGGACGGGCAGCTACCGGTGAAACCGGTATGCTTCTGGTGCGTGGCCCCAGCATATTCCATGGGTATATTGGCGACGCGCCATCTCCTTTTGTCGAATTTGAGGGAGAAAGCTGGTACAGGACAGGAGACCTGGTCAGCATGGATGCGGCAGGCCGCCTGACCTTCCAGGGCCGTTTGAAGCGCTTTGTCAAAGTGGGGGGCGAAATGATTTCACTGCCGCAGATAGAAAATGTCCTGCTCCAGGCATATGGCCATCATCCGGATGCGCCTGAAGAAGGGGTGGCGCTGGCAGTGGAAGCAACGCGGGAAGAGGAGGGAACACAAATCGTGCTCTTTACCCCGCTTGACCTGACACTGGTGGAGGTGAATGCCACGTTGAGAAGCGCCGGGCTTTCCCTGCTTTATGCGGTCAAACGGATTGAGAAAACAGATGCCATCCCCCTGTTAGGCAGCGGCAAGACAGACTACCGTGCCCTGAAAGCCCGGCTTTCAGTCTAG
- a CDS encoding MATE family efflux transporter codes for MKTVSYGHIWKIACPILISLVAEHLIMMTDTAFLGRVGEVELGASALAGVYFLALFMIGFGFSMGGQILIGRRNGEKRFSEIGPIVIQGGMFLVFLALAAFLLTRLLSPIILNGLFASEQVYEATISYLNWRSFGFFFAFVCLIFRAYFVGIEQTRILTISSFLMVIVNIILNYLLIFGKCGFPEMGIGGAALASSLSEGVALVFFILYTRKFVDLKKYGFSGGFSFRRDLIIQILGVSVWMMIQYLVGVAIWFMFFVAVEHLGERAIAISNITRSLLTMIFMPIFALSSAAVTVTSNLMGAGEQDQVMGACWKVIRLCFLITLPMAVAIFVFPEGFARIYTDYDSLVADSVLAIRVAMTSLVISVPGFILFQTISGTGNTRTALLLDLGPMLLTCGFIYGVIYYLRMNVAICWLNEHVYWLCILVISLVYMKKANWQGKKI; via the coding sequence ATGAAAACGGTATCGTATGGCCATATCTGGAAGATTGCCTGCCCGATTCTGATAAGTCTTGTTGCTGAGCATCTGATCATGATGACTGACACAGCTTTTCTGGGCCGTGTGGGTGAGGTTGAGTTGGGTGCGTCAGCACTCGCTGGCGTTTATTTTCTCGCACTTTTCATGATCGGCTTCGGCTTTTCCATGGGCGGGCAGATTCTGATCGGCAGGCGCAACGGGGAAAAGCGGTTTTCTGAGATCGGGCCGATTGTGATTCAGGGAGGCATGTTTCTTGTCTTTCTGGCCCTGGCAGCTTTTCTGCTGACCCGGCTGCTTTCACCGATTATCCTCAATGGGCTTTTCGCCTCCGAACAGGTGTATGAGGCGACGATCAGCTACCTGAACTGGCGCAGCTTCGGCTTTTTCTTTGCCTTTGTCTGCCTGATCTTTCGCGCCTATTTTGTAGGGATTGAGCAGACCCGTATCCTGACCATCAGTTCCTTTCTGATGGTGATTGTGAATATCATCCTCAATTACCTGCTGATTTTCGGTAAATGCGGTTTTCCGGAGATGGGGATTGGTGGCGCTGCCCTGGCGTCAAGCCTTTCCGAAGGGGTTGCTCTGGTTTTCTTTATCCTCTACACCCGAAAATTTGTGGATTTGAAGAAGTACGGCTTTTCAGGCGGCTTTTCATTCAGGCGAGACCTGATTATCCAGATACTGGGCGTGTCTGTCTGGATGATGATCCAGTATCTTGTCGGGGTGGCTATCTGGTTCATGTTCTTTGTCGCGGTAGAGCACCTGGGTGAAAGGGCAATCGCCATTTCAAACATCACCCGCAGCCTGCTGACGATGATTTTCATGCCGATATTTGCGCTGTCTTCTGCTGCTGTTACGGTGACCAGCAACCTGATGGGGGCCGGGGAGCAGGATCAGGTGATGGGCGCCTGCTGGAAAGTCATCAGGCTGTGTTTTCTGATTACCCTGCCGATGGCCGTTGCCATCTTTGTCTTTCCGGAAGGCTTTGCCCGGATTTATACGGATTATGACAGTCTGGTTGCCGACAGTGTGCTGGCCATCCGGGTGGCGATGACGTCGCTGGTGATATCGGTGCCGGGATTTATCCTTTTCCAGACGATTTCGGGAACGGGTAATACGCGCACCGCACTGCTTCTGGATCTGGGGCCGATGCTACTTACCTGCGGCTTCATTTACGGCGTGATTTATTATCTGCGGATGAATGTCGCTATCTGCTGGCTCAATGAGCATGTTTACTGGCTTTGTATTCTGGTGATCTCCCTGGTTTACATGAAAAAAGCCAACTGGCAGGGCAAGAAGATTTAG
- a CDS encoding dihydrodipicolinate synthase family protein, translated as MLLNFNVAMPTAFDPDESLNTGHTLKIMEKLYEKGARSILVCGSTGEQHSLALDEKLLLLQALESARLPDDLQLLFGVASIRTTDVMSLARALSATKSIAAIMLGFPPYLRLSQREAILYARHIIAAAQKPVQLYNNPARTGFDLSVESTVSLADDPLVISLKEAGDISKIRKLRQAITKPFSYFMGGEADMIVKLEAGFDAISSIGGNLIPEAIRDMINAWHAGDYQAAGKYNDAIMAALAPIYRADSLLPVLKMLLNEKGIPAGICRRPLVLPDPA; from the coding sequence ATGCTGCTGAATTTCAATGTCGCCATGCCGACTGCTTTTGACCCTGACGAATCACTGAATACGGGCCATACCCTGAAAATCATGGAAAAACTCTATGAAAAAGGTGCCCGCTCCATACTGGTATGCGGTTCCACGGGTGAACAGCACTCACTGGCACTCGACGAAAAGCTGCTGTTATTGCAGGCGCTGGAATCCGCCCGCCTGCCCGACGATCTGCAACTGCTTTTTGGTGTGGCAAGTATTCGCACGACCGACGTTATGTCCCTTGCCCGCGCTTTGTCAGCCACAAAAAGCATTGCCGCCATCATGCTGGGCTTTCCACCCTATCTTCGCCTTTCACAGCGCGAAGCCATTCTCTATGCACGGCATATTATTGCGGCAGCCCAAAAGCCGGTCCAGCTGTACAACAACCCTGCCCGGACAGGGTTTGACCTGTCTGTTGAAAGCACGGTTTCACTGGCGGACGATCCGCTCGTTATCAGCCTGAAAGAAGCGGGTGATATCAGTAAAATCAGGAAGCTTCGCCAAGCCATCACCAAGCCCTTCTCGTATTTCATGGGCGGGGAAGCAGACATGATCGTAAAACTCGAAGCCGGGTTCGATGCCATCTCTTCCATTGGCGGCAACCTGATTCCGGAAGCAATCCGCGACATGATCAATGCCTGGCATGCGGGTGATTACCAAGCGGCGGGAAAGTACAATGACGCCATCATGGCTGCATTGGCGCCGATTTATCGCGCAGACAGCCTGCTGCCTGTACTGAAGATGCTGCTTAACGAAAAAGGGATTCCTGCCGGCATCTGCCGACGCCCGCTTGTATTGCCCGACCCGGCCTGA
- a CDS encoding DUF3299 domain-containing protein, with product MKKIIGVIVVFVVVVIAFHQGASYFSKRVEEKRNSPVIITGSYSGEESSKPESGQYETIEWEELMPAGWNPVKNTEGLKIEELEDNDPRAVEALKKTMDAWKNAPVNPALNGKSVRIAGFVVPLEYQGNALKEFLLVPYYGACIHTPPPPPNQIIHVALAKHARNIRAMDAVWITGDMTVQQKDTVLGVSGYTMKGLSIVPYVEEKKPDAKEEGGS from the coding sequence ATGAAGAAAATAATCGGGGTCATTGTTGTTTTTGTTGTTGTTGTCATTGCCTTTCATCAGGGGGCATCTTATTTTTCCAAGCGGGTGGAAGAAAAAAGAAACAGCCCGGTCATTATCACCGGCTCGTATTCCGGGGAAGAGTCCTCCAAACCTGAAAGCGGGCAGTATGAGACCATTGAATGGGAAGAACTCATGCCGGCAGGCTGGAACCCGGTCAAAAACACGGAAGGGCTGAAAATTGAAGAGCTGGAAGACAATGATCCCCGTGCGGTGGAAGCATTGAAAAAAACGATGGATGCCTGGAAAAATGCACCGGTCAATCCGGCATTAAATGGCAAATCAGTGCGCATTGCCGGCTTTGTCGTGCCGCTGGAATACCAGGGCAATGCCTTGAAAGAGTTTTTGTTGGTGCCTTACTATGGCGCGTGCATTCATACACCACCCCCGCCACCGAATCAGATCATCCATGTTGCCCTGGCAAAGCATGCGCGTAATATCCGTGCAATGGATGCGGTATGGATCACAGGAGACATGACGGTACAGCAGAAAGACACCGTACTGGGCGTATCCGGTTATACGATGAAGGGGTTAAGCATCGTGCCGTATGTGGAGGAGAAAAAGCCTGATGCCAAAGAGGAGGGTGGATCATGA
- a CDS encoding ABC transporter permease: MSHLVYLLRLAAKSAWNRRFTLFLIVFSICLSTTLLLGIERMRVQVKEGFMDSVSGVDLIVGARGSNVQLVLYTVFRMGGATNNMGYDSAQRLAENPMVAWTIPVSLGDSHRHFPVLATNQNYFEHFRYGNAKALQFESGKPFTGVFDVVIGADVARALGYKVGSQIVLSHGSGGISMTDHTDKPFVVTGILEKTGTPVDRTLHIGLDGMEAIHLGWEGGTPVKGLNILPEHVKKFDLTPKSVTAVMVGLNKRAQVFALQREIMNDKQEALMGVLPGVALDELWTMLNVGEKALLAVSFLVALAGLAGLASSILAGLGERRRELAVLRSVGAKPHEIVLLLLSEGVLLLLSGMLAGVVCLNLALAATSSVIEKKWGLSLFPGFPGAGEWCLLGGIFVVGLMAALIPAIRAYRMSLSDGLTASV, translated from the coding sequence ATGAGCCATCTTGTCTATCTGCTCCGTCTGGCGGCAAAAAGTGCCTGGAACCGGCGTTTTACGCTTTTCCTGATCGTTTTTTCCATTTGTTTGTCCACCACCCTGCTGTTGGGCATTGAACGGATGCGGGTACAGGTCAAGGAAGGGTTCATGGATTCAGTATCCGGTGTTGACCTGATTGTGGGGGCCAGGGGCAGCAATGTGCAACTGGTTCTCTATACGGTTTTCCGGATGGGGGGAGCCACCAACAACATGGGTTACGACAGTGCACAGCGGCTGGCGGAAAACCCGATGGTTGCCTGGACGATTCCTGTTTCACTCGGTGATTCGCACCGTCATTTCCCCGTACTGGCAACCAACCAGAACTATTTTGAACACTTCCGCTATGGCAATGCGAAAGCCCTGCAGTTTGAAAGCGGCAAGCCGTTTACCGGGGTATTTGACGTGGTGATCGGCGCGGATGTGGCCCGTGCGCTGGGGTATAAAGTGGGTTCACAGATCGTCCTGAGTCACGGTTCCGGTGGTATCAGCATGACAGACCATACGGACAAGCCGTTTGTCGTAACGGGGATTTTAGAAAAGACAGGCACGCCGGTAGACAGGACATTGCATATCGGGCTGGACGGAATGGAGGCTATCCACCTCGGCTGGGAAGGGGGAACCCCGGTGAAGGGTCTCAACATCCTGCCGGAGCATGTGAAGAAATTTGACCTGACGCCAAAGAGCGTTACGGCAGTCATGGTTGGACTCAACAAACGCGCCCAGGTTTTTGCCCTGCAGCGGGAAATCATGAATGACAAGCAGGAGGCATTGATGGGTGTTTTACCCGGTGTGGCATTAGATGAGCTGTGGACAATGCTCAACGTGGGCGAAAAGGCGCTTCTTGCAGTTTCTTTCCTGGTTGCGCTTGCAGGCCTGGCAGGGCTGGCCTCATCGATTCTGGCAGGGCTGGGAGAGCGCCGCCGTGAACTGGCTGTCCTGCGCTCGGTCGGCGCGAAGCCGCATGAGATTGTTTTGCTGCTGCTGTCAGAAGGGGTCTTGCTGCTGCTTTCCGGTATGCTGGCAGGCGTGGTTTGTCTTAACCTGGCGTTGGCTGCTACTTCTTCCGTGATTGAGAAAAAATGGGGCTTATCCCTTTTTCCAGGGTTCCCCGGCGCAGGAGAATGGTGCCTGTTGGGCGGAATTTTCGTGGTCGGCCTGATGGCTGCCCTGATTCCTGCGATTCGCGCCTACCGCATGAGTCTTTCTGACGGGCTGACGGCAAGCGTATGA
- a CDS encoding ABC transporter ATP-binding protein codes for MPEHAIALENIDYTWPGSTAATLRIDSLSLEKGGQLFIAGPSGSGKSTLLALIGGIVTPQQGEVHVLGTPLHTLSGTQRDRFRVDHIGFIFQQFNLIPYLSVLENVLLPCRFSAVRSRGALDQGASPQEAAKHLLSELGLDDALWSRSASRLSVGQQQRVAAARALIGRPALIVADEPTSALDAAHQEDFINLLMQECARFSTALLFVSHDERLAGRFSRRFSLLSSAREAA; via the coding sequence ATGCCTGAGCACGCCATTGCGCTGGAAAATATCGACTATACCTGGCCGGGCAGTACGGCTGCCACGCTCAGGATTGATTCGCTGTCCCTCGAAAAGGGGGGACAGCTTTTCATTGCCGGTCCCAGTGGCAGTGGCAAGAGTACCCTTTTAGCGCTCATAGGCGGCATCGTCACACCGCAACAGGGTGAGGTGCATGTGCTGGGTACGCCTTTGCATACGCTGTCAGGCACACAGCGCGACCGTTTCCGCGTGGACCATATCGGCTTTATTTTCCAGCAGTTCAACCTGATTCCTTATCTTTCCGTGCTGGAAAATGTGCTGCTGCCATGCCGCTTTTCCGCTGTGCGCAGCCGGGGGGCGCTGGATCAGGGGGCATCCCCGCAGGAAGCGGCAAAACATCTTTTGAGTGAGCTGGGGCTGGATGACGCCTTGTGGTCCCGTTCTGCCAGCCGGCTTTCAGTTGGACAACAGCAGCGGGTGGCTGCCGCGCGTGCCCTGATCGGCCGCCCGGCACTGATCGTGGCTGATGAGCCGACATCCGCACTGGATGCTGCCCATCAGGAAGACTTTATCAACCTGCTCATGCAGGAGTGCGCACGCTTTTCAACGGCACTCCTTTTCGTCAGCCATGATGAGAGGCTGGCCGGGCGTTTTTCCCGCCGTTTTTCGCTGCTGTCATCTGCGAGAGAGGCAGCATGA
- a CDS encoding DUF2796 domain-containing protein produces the protein MKKRLLMAGLVLGSMVSVSAFAHGKHVHGEAEMEVALEGNELAIGISGPLANFLGFEHAPKDERQKKALIDMTGDLHEGGRLFELNAEAACSFTSSQVAVRKGDKRVNPIMLQTLGGTEKDGHADMDASYVFSCKKPDALKSITVRLFARFPGLTELDVQMVLPKKQMSAELTPKKPQLSW, from the coding sequence ATGAAAAAAAGGCTGCTGATGGCAGGGCTTGTCCTGGGAAGTATGGTATCTGTTTCTGCTTTTGCCCACGGCAAGCATGTGCATGGCGAGGCGGAAATGGAAGTTGCCCTGGAGGGCAATGAACTGGCAATTGGCATTTCCGGCCCGCTGGCCAATTTCCTTGGGTTTGAGCATGCCCCGAAAGACGAGCGGCAAAAAAAAGCGCTCATTGATATGACGGGTGACCTGCATGAAGGGGGAAGGCTTTTCGAACTGAATGCGGAAGCCGCCTGTTCTTTCACCTCCAGCCAGGTGGCGGTCAGAAAAGGGGACAAGCGGGTCAATCCGATCATGCTGCAAACGCTTGGCGGCACAGAAAAGGACGGGCATGCGGATATGGATGCCTCGTATGTTTTTTCCTGTAAAAAACCGGATGCGCTCAAATCCATCACAGTCAGACTTTTTGCCCGCTTCCCCGGACTGACAGAACTTGATGTCCAGATGGTGTTGCCGAAAAAGCAGATGTCGGCTGAACTGACTCCCAAGAAACCACAGCTTTCCTGGTAA